Proteins encoded by one window of Spirochaetota bacterium:
- a CDS encoding LacI family DNA-binding transcriptional regulator, whose protein sequence is MDEIAQEAGLSRYTVSKILNGDTTVKAASRDAVMAICKRHGYMPNNNAVGLVKGRTNIVAMIVPYITDDFYNEMIELTETLIESKGYRLIYKSSYNDATKEAEIIQSFLALKVSALIIVPVVDGPNVRIHTLAAKHVPVIYIDRTLNKRGYSVLNDNEASAAAMTEHLLGTTERVAYLGSFYGDSNPTSLARKNGYISTMEEHALRPDIIACDASTEKQDNERFGYENMAHYLRNGGRADAVFCVTDAVALGAIKAVRDSGKVPGRDIRIAGHDNLRFTEFVYPSITTMKQPIDLMCRASVAMADDLIHDRFHGKKQQIFTSELIIRESA, encoded by the coding sequence ATGGATGAGATCGCGCAAGAAGCGGGGCTTTCCCGCTACACCGTATCGAAGATATTGAACGGCGATACGACGGTAAAGGCAGCGAGCCGCGATGCGGTAATGGCCATATGCAAGCGCCACGGCTATATGCCCAACAATAATGCCGTCGGCCTCGTGAAAGGCAGAACGAACATAGTCGCGATGATAGTGCCGTATATAACCGATGACTTTTACAATGAGATGATAGAATTGACCGAAACGCTCATCGAAAGCAAAGGGTATCGTCTCATCTACAAATCATCCTATAACGATGCCACAAAAGAAGCGGAGATCATTCAGAGTTTTCTTGCATTGAAAGTATCGGCGCTCATCATCGTCCCGGTCGTTGATGGACCCAATGTACGCATACACACGCTTGCTGCGAAACACGTCCCTGTCATCTACATTGACCGCACCCTCAACAAACGCGGATACAGCGTACTCAATGACAATGAGGCAAGCGCTGCGGCAATGACCGAGCATCTCCTTGGAACGACGGAACGGGTAGCCTATCTCGGCAGCTTCTACGGCGATTCGAATCCAACATCACTCGCCCGAAAGAACGGCTATATCAGTACTATGGAAGAACATGCGCTGAGACCTGATATCATTGCATGCGATGCCAGCACGGAAAAACAGGATAATGAACGGTTCGGTTATGAGAACATGGCGCATTATCTCAGGAACGGCGGGCGCGCGGACGCGGTGTTCTGCGTGACGGATGCTGTCGCACTGGGCGCGATCAAAGCCGTTCGCGACAGCGGAAAGGTCCCCGGCAGGGACATACGCATCGCCGGGCATGACAATCTCAGGTTCACCGAATTCGTCTATCCCTCGATAACCACCATGAAACAGCCCATCGACCTCATGTGCCGTGCATCGGTAGCCATGGCCGATGATCTTATCCATGACCGTTTCCACGGCAAAAAGCAGCAGATCTTCACTTCTGAGCTGATAATCAGGGAATCTGCATAA
- a CDS encoding L-fucose/L-arabinose isomerase family protein: MHTPLRLGFMPTRRRFFSREDSMKYKTMILNKIRELSPSLEIVDLEWLNEDGLIRDADESAKVARHFIEKEVDAVFCPHCNFGTEDAVTLAAKKIGKPVLLWGPRDEAPNAAGERLRDSQCGLFATSKVMQRFGVRFTYIVNSRLDTPVFENGFLNFLRAANAVKHFKGARIGQVSTRPRDFYSVIVNEGELMEKFGVQIVPVDLSKIIAEVRSSLASNAKDIDTVAEAMRTTADFSRMDKELPRKLAALKLAIRKWSDAEGLGAVAFQCWDALQEELKICSCFAHAELTDEGLPIACETDIHGALSSLMLQACDHFEHPTFFADLTIRHPENDNAELLWHCGPFPATLAEGKRTINSHFVLPSHAEGVCNWKLKDGPVTVSRFDGVNGKYSLFCGEGKTVPGPFNQGTYTYLEVNDWPLWEEKLIYGPYIHHVSCAFGKFAPALSEAARHIEHLEFDPVSPSLGEIQKALREGTETVTCR, translated from the coding sequence ATGCATACCCCATTACGCCTCGGCTTCATGCCCACACGGAGACGCTTCTTTTCGCGCGAAGACTCCATGAAATACAAGACCATGATACTCAACAAAATCAGGGAATTATCCCCCTCGCTTGAGATAGTCGACCTGGAATGGCTCAACGAGGACGGCCTTATCCGCGATGCCGATGAATCCGCCAAGGTGGCACGCCATTTCATCGAGAAAGAAGTGGATGCCGTATTCTGCCCGCACTGCAATTTCGGCACGGAAGATGCCGTCACGCTCGCCGCGAAAAAGATCGGAAAGCCGGTACTCCTCTGGGGGCCGCGGGACGAAGCACCGAACGCTGCCGGTGAGCGCCTGCGAGATTCACAGTGCGGGCTCTTCGCGACATCGAAGGTGATGCAGCGATTCGGTGTACGCTTCACCTACATCGTCAATTCGCGTCTCGATACCCCTGTCTTTGAGAATGGTTTTCTCAATTTTCTCCGTGCGGCCAATGCGGTCAAACATTTCAAGGGAGCGCGCATCGGGCAGGTGTCGACACGGCCGCGCGATTTCTATTCCGTCATCGTCAACGAAGGCGAATTGATGGAGAAGTTCGGCGTACAGATAGTACCGGTGGACCTCAGTAAAATAATCGCCGAGGTCCGCTCCTCGCTCGCATCGAACGCAAAGGACATCGATACCGTTGCCGAAGCAATGCGCACCACAGCGGATTTCTCACGCATGGACAAAGAGCTCCCGAGGAAGCTCGCCGCGCTCAAGCTTGCCATACGTAAATGGAGCGATGCAGAAGGTCTCGGAGCGGTCGCCTTCCAATGCTGGGATGCGCTCCAGGAAGAGCTCAAGATATGCTCATGCTTCGCTCATGCCGAGCTCACCGACGAAGGCCTTCCCATAGCATGCGAGACGGATATTCACGGCGCATTGAGCTCACTCATGCTCCAGGCCTGCGATCATTTCGAACACCCGACATTCTTCGCCGACCTTACGATACGCCATCCTGAGAACGATAATGCCGAACTCCTCTGGCATTGCGGACCGTTCCCGGCAACGCTTGCGGAAGGCAAGCGGACGATCAACAGCCATTTCGTCCTGCCGAGCCATGCGGAAGGCGTATGCAACTGGAAGCTCAAGGATGGTCCTGTCACCGTCAGCCGTTTTGACGGCGTGAACGGAAAGTATTCGCTCTTCTGCGGCGAAGGGAAGACCGTGCCCGGCCCGTTCAATCAAGGAACATATACCTATCTCGAAGTGAATGACTGGCCGCTCTGGGAAGAAAAGCTCATCTACGGACCGTACATACATCACGTCTCCTGCGCATTCGGGAAATTCGCTCCCGCGCTCTCTGAAGCAGCGCGCCATATCGAGCATCTGGAATTCGATCCGGTAAGCCCCTCTCTCGGCGAGATACAGAAGGCACTTCGCGAGGGAACGGAGACCGTCACATGCCGATAG
- a CDS encoding class II fructose-bisphosphate aldolase, with the protein MPIVTEKKTAQKVIDSVIEKNASMAIFCTASHWNTEAILLAAKKFCDKYQIESVPLAVAMTFNYPHMPQAQRVTHSKNAKLGFQSIMDHLHLLCESPDSPYRNITVLPHLDHADPERDEWALTDGTKYLASAMFDAQRYPSGKNIDMTREYVRSFGKKILVEGIMEELVVADKHEKSTGSSDNYLERAREYVRSTGIDFLVADLGTEQQSSKSDAHYMNARAKGLTAALGRKMLVLHGTSSLNTEQMHGLSDDGVVRVNMWTKIAREAGKFAAAGLFQRAESISNNDFESIESNRYIMDSIDKASDMMLDVLEALNYANFARL; encoded by the coding sequence ATGCCGATAGTCACCGAAAAAAAAACCGCGCAGAAGGTCATCGACAGCGTCATAGAAAAGAACGCATCGATGGCGATATTCTGCACCGCAAGCCATTGGAACACCGAGGCGATACTCCTTGCCGCGAAGAAGTTCTGCGACAAGTATCAGATCGAAAGCGTACCGCTCGCTGTCGCGATGACGTTCAACTATCCGCATATGCCGCAGGCGCAGCGCGTCACGCACAGTAAAAACGCCAAGCTCGGCTTTCAGAGCATCATGGACCATCTCCATCTCCTCTGCGAGAGCCCCGACTCCCCGTATCGGAACATCACGGTGCTCCCGCATCTCGATCATGCCGACCCCGAGCGCGACGAATGGGCGCTCACCGATGGCACGAAATACCTCGCGTCAGCCATGTTCGATGCGCAGCGGTATCCTTCGGGAAAGAACATCGATATGACACGCGAGTATGTACGGTCTTTCGGCAAGAAGATACTTGTCGAAGGCATCATGGAAGAGCTTGTCGTCGCCGATAAGCACGAAAAGAGCACCGGCTCATCCGACAATTATCTCGAACGGGCACGCGAGTATGTGAGATCGACCGGCATCGATTTCCTCGTCGCCGATCTGGGCACCGAACAGCAGTCATCGAAAAGCGATGCGCACTACATGAACGCGCGTGCAAAGGGACTTACCGCAGCGCTCGGCAGAAAAATGCTCGTACTTCACGGCACATCATCGCTCAACACGGAACAGATGCACGGACTCTCGGATGACGGCGTTGTGCGCGTGAACATGTGGACGAAGATCGCGCGCGAAGCAGGAAAATTCGCCGCCGCCGGTCTCTTTCAACGGGCAGAGTCTATCTCCAACAATGATTTCGAATCGATAGAGTCGAACCGATATATCATGGACTCCATCGACAAGGCTTCCGACATGATGCTCGATGTGCTTGAAGCGCTCAATTACGCGAACTTCGCCCGCTTGTAG
- a CDS encoding glycoside hydrolase family 36 protein: MYINYKGYSAEYDEASNTFSCSFTPSGTSQEIRFITNGKASIRSYTGERFSVSDYKKVECKQSVALSGRTLSVIYADGPASVPRVELHFALEACSLQIRTFTRAIVCVEGDILWGDEPETSTFGVRLNAEDHILRAACGPAFSVHDNALFDRTADRALEFKATDLFHVRYDWGSSHYRFDFESGLDFGRSFSFKIHENFCKRKFAIPYSPIDKRHGFSTPPVGWMTWYAVQFKANEEIVLKNARSLASIFGKYSDKLCLWVDWEWNHSGFTGLGDDGVDTFTPRKEAYPNGLAPVAKEIEKLGLIPALWIGATNDGRENDLLRKNPEWILAQKQVWCGQWWIDPSHPDVVEKYIPAVFRQVLDWGYKAIKWDCLPATLSVCDEFHSKFKDRTLSTDAAMRNVVRSARKTIGPDVYMLSCSAESERDITFAMDEFSASRIGGDIFSWSEFLSHSIDRVLHFFPLHNTAFYTDGDNVVLRDEFNTLAQARSRVSFYGLAGLPVTIGDEFSALDDARIDMLKRIIPVADIHPSDIQQKKRAAGYVTVDLAVCREFGNWNVVSIMNTKDETLELNLSLLSDFHIDTGSGRRFAVYDFWKKEHIGIVGDTLTVAIAPMDTAVLRITPIADNPELISTSRHITQGGIDLTALAWDAKKNILSGTSRCVEGDAYTITCHVPEGYVLSGVDCSEKIAHRTDGAIAAIDIHPSKSGGVDWKIQFTKQ; encoded by the coding sequence ATGTACATCAATTACAAGGGTTATTCCGCCGAATACGACGAGGCATCGAACACGTTCTCCTGCTCATTCACACCCTCGGGCACATCACAGGAAATACGATTCATTACCAATGGAAAAGCATCGATACGAAGCTATACGGGCGAACGATTTTCCGTGTCTGATTATAAAAAGGTAGAATGCAAACAGAGCGTCGCCTTGAGCGGACGGACATTAAGCGTGATCTACGCCGACGGTCCCGCGTCCGTGCCGCGCGTTGAACTGCACTTCGCCCTCGAGGCATGCTCGCTGCAGATACGAACATTCACCCGCGCCATCGTCTGTGTCGAAGGCGATATTCTCTGGGGAGATGAACCTGAAACATCCACGTTCGGTGTGCGTCTGAACGCCGAGGATCACATCCTGCGCGCAGCGTGCGGCCCCGCGTTCTCGGTGCACGACAACGCCCTCTTCGACCGCACCGCCGACCGCGCCCTTGAGTTCAAAGCGACCGATCTGTTCCATGTCCGCTACGACTGGGGCTCGTCGCATTATCGCTTCGATTTTGAAAGCGGTCTCGATTTCGGACGCTCCTTCTCGTTCAAGATACATGAGAATTTCTGCAAGCGGAAATTCGCCATCCCCTACTCTCCGATCGATAAGCGCCACGGCTTTTCCACACCGCCCGTCGGCTGGATGACGTGGTATGCCGTTCAATTCAAAGCGAACGAAGAGATAGTCCTGAAGAACGCGCGTTCGCTCGCTTCGATATTCGGGAAGTATTCAGACAAGCTCTGCCTCTGGGTCGACTGGGAGTGGAATCACAGCGGATTTACCGGGCTCGGCGATGACGGCGTCGATACGTTCACGCCGCGAAAGGAGGCCTACCCGAACGGACTTGCGCCGGTGGCGAAAGAGATAGAAAAGCTCGGGCTCATCCCCGCGCTGTGGATAGGCGCAACGAATGACGGACGCGAGAACGATCTCCTCAGGAAAAACCCCGAATGGATACTGGCGCAGAAGCAGGTCTGGTGCGGACAATGGTGGATAGACCCGAGCCATCCCGATGTCGTTGAGAAATATATACCGGCAGTGTTCCGTCAGGTACTCGACTGGGGATACAAAGCGATAAAGTGGGATTGCCTCCCGGCGACATTGAGCGTCTGCGACGAGTTCCATTCGAAGTTCAAGGACCGAACGCTTTCCACCGACGCGGCAATGCGGAACGTGGTCAGGTCCGCAAGGAAAACGATAGGCCCTGACGTGTATATGCTCTCCTGTTCGGCAGAATCCGAACGCGATATCACCTTCGCCATGGATGAGTTCAGCGCATCGCGCATCGGCGGCGATATTTTCAGCTGGAGCGAATTCCTCTCGCACTCCATCGATCGTGTGCTGCACTTCTTCCCCCTGCATAACACCGCGTTCTACACCGACGGTGACAATGTCGTCCTTCGCGACGAGTTCAATACGCTTGCGCAGGCGCGTTCGCGCGTATCGTTCTACGGCCTCGCCGGACTTCCGGTGACCATAGGAGATGAATTTTCCGCGCTCGATGACGCGCGTATCGATATGCTCAAACGGATAATCCCTGTCGCAGATATTCATCCATCGGATATCCAGCAGAAAAAGCGTGCGGCAGGATATGTAACCGTTGATCTTGCCGTGTGCAGGGAATTCGGGAACTGGAATGTCGTAAGCATCATGAACACGAAGGATGAAACGCTTGAACTGAATCTGAGCCTCTTATCTGACTTTCACATCGATACCGGCAGCGGCCGGCGATTTGCCGTCTACGATTTCTGGAAAAAGGAACATATCGGCATCGTGGGGGACACACTCACTGTCGCGATAGCCCCGATGGATACCGCCGTGCTCCGCATAACTCCGATAGCCGATAATCCGGAGCTGATATCGACTTCTCGCCATATCACGCAGGGCGGCATCGATCTTACCGCGCTCGCATGGGATGCAAAGAAGAACATCCTGTCAGGGACATCGCGCTGCGTGGAGGGAGATGCGTATACGATCACCTGTCATGTACCGGAGGGATATGTGCTTTCCGGCGTCGACTGCAGCGAGAAGATAGCGCACCGGACCGACGGCGCCATTGCGGCGATCGATATCCATCCATCGAAAAGCGGCGGCGTGGATTGGAAGATTCAGTTTACGAAGCAGTAA